In Elephas maximus indicus isolate mEleMax1 chromosome 7, mEleMax1 primary haplotype, whole genome shotgun sequence, the following proteins share a genomic window:
- the LOC126080518 gene encoding olfactory receptor 8K3-like, translating to MDKDNLTALNEFILTGITDRPELQAPLFGLFLIIYMISVVGNLGIIILTKMDSELQTPMYFFLRHLAITDLGYSTTVGPKMLVNFVVDDNIISYYFCATQLAFFILFINGELFILSAMSYDRYVAICNLLLYTLTMSQRVCWVLVAILYIYCAFISLLITIKIFSLSFCGYNVISHFYCDLNPLLSLLCSSAHEIQLIILIAASIDVIKSPLIVLVSYLLVFVAILRMNSAVGRHKAFSTCGSHLTVVVVFFGTLIFMYMQPKSSHSFDGDKVASIFYTLVIPMLNPLICSLRNKDVKYALHRTRKKICNIFSTV from the coding sequence ATGGACAAAGACAATCTAACAGCACtaaatgaattcattctgacgggaatcacagaccgccctgagctgcaggctccattgttcgggctgttcctcatcatctacatgatctcagtggtgggcaacttgggcatcatcatcctcaccaagatggactctgagctacaaacacccatgtacttttttctcagacacctggctatcactgatcttggttattcaacaACTGTGGGACCCAAAATGCTAGTCAATTTTGTTGTGGATGATAATATAATCTCCTATTACTTTTGTGCTACACAACTagctttctttattttgttcataaacggtgaacttttcattttgtcagcaatgtcctatgaccgatatgtggccatctgtaaccttCTGCTCTATACACTCACTATGTCGCAAAGGGTGTGTTGGGTGCTGGTGGCAATCCTCTATATTTATTGTGCATTTATTTCTCTTCTCatcaccataaagatttttagtttatccttctgtggctacaatgtcatcagtcatttctactgtgacCTGAACCCTTTgttatctttgctctgctcaaGCGCACATGAAATTCAATTGATCATTCTCATCGCAGCATCTATTGATGTGATTAAATCCCCTTTAATAGTGCTTGTTTCCTACCTGCTTGTTTTTGTAGCCATTCTCAGGATGAACTCAGCTGTgggcaggcacaaggccttctccacctgtggatcccacctgacgGTTGTGGTAGTGTTCTTTGGAACTTTAATCTTTATGTACATGCAGCCCAAGTCCAGTCATTCCTTTGATGGTGATAAAGTAGCTTCCATATTTTATACCCTTGttatccccatgttgaatcccttgatttGTAGCTTGAGGAACAAAGACGTAAAATATGCCCTACATAGGACACGGAAAAAAATATGCAACATCTTTTCTACAGTTTGA